The Thamnophis elegans isolate rThaEle1 chromosome Z, rThaEle1.pri, whole genome shotgun sequence DNA window GGAGCtcggtgtttatctgcctgtttcttatgggtTTGTGCTGCTTTAGCCAGCATTGACATCCAGTCactcaagctgactgaggaagggccagggggatcccttggatactcaggtaTTGGGACAAAATCCATGCCCCTCACTACTTTGAACAGTGTTAGTCCTGTGCTACTCTGAATAGCATTATTGTATgcaacctcagcaaaagataaaaagttacCCAATTGGACTACTGATAGTTTACATAGCACCTCAAGTACTGCTCTACCATAGCATTCAGTTGCTCTGCCCCCCCATTGATGCTCTGATGAAAAGCTGAGCTAAGGCCTTGGTATGACCCAATGGATCAAAGGAACTCCCTGCGGAACTTAGtcatgaactggacccctctgtctgagataattcttcgagGTAATCCATGCAGGTGTtagatgtgcttcaggaacagtttggcagcttgtgagctgagggtagtctgctgcagggtatgaagtgtgtctctttggagaacaggtctattacagaCCATATcactgtgtttcccccactttttggcaactctactataaaatCCATTGCAATCTTCTCCCATGGCCTTGTTGGCTCTGCTACTGGTTGCAGCAGTTGGGGAAGGGGGTTTCCCAGtcgtctcttcattgtggcacagatggtgcaacttttcacataATTGTCcacatctttatttatttctggttACCAGAACTGCCTCTGGGCTAAGTGTAATgtctttaggaatccaaagtagcCTGCCGGTTTGGAATcatggctcctctggagaattagggtgcGTAAGGATTCCAGGACATGTGTTGGCTGTTTCGGAACCAGGGAtctgctagcagttcagttttgagtctCATGTTTAGGTCacctgctggttggtcatgtgTTGTTGTatggtggtcacttgggcagctatttgggtagagggaatgatggcatCCACCACCTGCTCCTGTTTGCATTTGTACTGAAGCATGCGAGAGAGGgtgtcagctagaaagttcctctgccctggaatgtgctttagtaCTAAGTcaaaacggttgaaatattgagcCTATCGGACTTATTTGGGTGATAGTTTTCACAGGGTCTTGAgagcctccagatttttgtggtcagtctaGACTTTGAACAGTTTCTGACCCCCTTCCAACAGGCATCCCCAGGTTAGCAGTGCCATCTCACTGAGAAAGCCTCCTTTTTCCAGGTGGCCCATCACCTCTCTGTGAGCTTGCAGGAGGTGTAGGCGTGGGGTTGTACATTTCCTTGAttatttctttggagtagcactgctcccactgccatgtcactGGCATCTGTTTGGATCACAGAGGGTTGCTTGGGATCAGGATGCTTTTGCAGTGGTTCCTTTGCAAATATTCCttttggcaggttaggtcccactgtagatGTCCCAGGCAAGGTTTTGTTCCTGGGCTCCCAGTCTTTAAGAGGTCTGTCATGGGTTTAGCAATCTttgcaaaggaggggatgaattgcttATAGACATTCGTGAACCCTAAGATCCTTTGTAGCTGTCTGTGGGTGTGAGCAGGTTGCCAGCCTAGGATGGTATATACTTTGACTCGGTCCATCTCTATTCCTCATTTGACAATTGGTAGCCCAGGTAGTCTAGCCATGCacagtggaattcacattttgatagcttgacatacaggttggctgccagaaggTTTTTCCAGTACCTGTCAGACCAGGGGAATGTGGTCATTCATGGTCTCTGTGTAGATGAGGATGTCAATCAGGTAGAAGAGGACCCTCTTGTAGAGGTGCTCGTACAGCACCTCATTTATTAGTGCCATGAACACTGCTGGGGCTCCCTGCAGtccgaaaggcatcactttgaattggaagctccctacagggcagttgaatgctgttTTGCACTCATCTCCTTCCATGATCTGTATTCAGTAGTATGCTTttctgaggtctagtttggtaaagacttttcccttggccaagTGAGatagcatatccttcatgagggggaatGGGGTATAGGTTGTGTATGCAAACTGCATTGATTCCTCCAAAGTCCACACATAGTATCATagttctgtctttttttctttgaagaggactggcgCCACGACCTGTGACTTGGCTGGGTTGATGAACCCTcatgctaggtttttgtctatgtatttgtgcatttcttgcataacaataaaacaataataaaacaaaaaagaagtgAGATTGGCTCCCACCTTCTAAAAGAACCTGAAGATCTGGCTCTACCAGTTGGCTTTGGCCTGATCAGGGAATTTCATACTGGAGATAGTAAATTGACTAATAGTAGTCCCCACAAACCCCTGCATATTCTTCTTTCTTGTCCCCATTTTCAGTTAacattgttatttatttgtaattttaatgtgttttttattatttattcatatatttatggttacattttaatattgtaaagtgcccagagtcaccttgtggtgaaatgggtggcaaaccaattaagtaaataaacaaataattaagaattttaaaatgacacaaacagataaaaatatatcggcagataaaaaggaaacataattagaataaatgtaataaataatactatataaataaaataacaaaaaaacaataataaaacaaaaaaagaagtgaGATTGGCTCCCACCTTCTAAAAGAACCTGGTTCTACCAGTGTGGTGTTCATCACTGGAGCAAATACAGAATAGGCAATCTGCCAAGAAAAAAAGGCAAACATAAATTTTCTCAAATACTTGTcatgattttattttctttttagtgaCTATTGTATAACAATAACCAAATAAATCATTTGTAGTAAACTCTTTGACAATCCTTCATCTTCATTGAGTGGAGACATTCACAATATTTTAAAGATTCAGTATGTCAATTTCTCAAAGCCTTTTTTTTAGTATTCTCATGAGTTAATATTCTCATGAGTATTCTCATGAGACGTCTTCAGCCTCGTGTCTGtccgagcaaagcgtgatcagagctgccgtccctctataaatactggtgtgtgtgtgtggagttctggctctgttgctgcaagcagattggttggctgtgttgtatcatcttgattagttgatggagttgatgtttgcagattagtcagctgttttgtcatctcctgtgtggctgaggtactggctgtgtgcctattgttcttttgtgttgtaatgacctgggtaatgggctgtgtgatgacctcctgagctctattgtagtgatatcctgagtcctgtgctacaACCTCCTgggggttggctgcattgtaacattctgagcctttgtgttgtaacctcctgagttctgtgatgtaatgtcctgagcagatggttgaggtgtaacatcccgggctttggtttggctccgagtttgcggtctaggcatgtgttcatggtgtgtgtcagtttgctttgtgtgggggtcggagcagggtgcagcagttggtgatgccgctgtggtttggcttctggatggtggttttATTTGGTCTATggaatgggtttgggtttgagtctggtgagggtgattggtgcttgcgtcctgtgttgttctggatcCAGTGTCGGTTTTTatggctgggactcgtttgttgactagggctagtttccagatgtctggtaggcaggaggtattgtcatgtttattcatgttgtggggatgtttctctatttctatggcttccataattattctcttgttgaagggttcagttttggagattaatttggttctttcaaaatcaattttatgtcctgtagctttaaggtgctggaagagagagaaagttttttcttcttttctgactgcgttcttgtgttcatATAGACTTATCTACTATTTCATAGCGCTATCcaggttgggggcaatatgctgactctgtaaactacttagagtggTCTAAGTGGttcatagagtcagcatattgccccgaagcatcattttactgacctcagaaggataaaaGCCTGAGTAAATCTTGAGCaattgagatttgaactgtcaagtTGAAAGCAGTCAGcaatcagtagaagtagcctgcagtactatattctaaccactttgccatcatggctctctcttctcctctcttctcctcaatGCTACACTATTCTATTGTACTTTACTCTCTTCTCCTTTACTGTCAAAAAAatccttaattttttaaaaatcctgaatATAGAGAAACAACTGCAAAGCATTTTCTTTTCTAACATGTCTGTATTATGTATAATTAATAATTTGCTTTATCTCATCTCTACaacttatattatattatatgtaaatattttaattatatttgtacAGTCTCTTCCTACCCTAAATATTACACATTTCTTTCATAGGTTGTTATTGAATGTCCTAAGAAATACTATACATCACATAAATGACTCAGAATGTTCTGACTGACATTAAGTTTTCCTTTCATGCAAAGTAGCATATTTATTCTCATATATTGTTTTATGAAAATTCATATACATTTTGAAATAGGAAATGTGTAaaattttaagattttaaaaaattcccccTGTTTTAATTTCAATAACATCACCTGAGAATTTCAGCTAAGCTTGGCAGATAAATCCACAGCATAAGcaagagaaagaataaaatagatgAAAAGGAATGCTGGATATGATGATGGATTAAAAGTATAAAGCTATGAGAAACagtaaaacaacaataataaaatgcaGAATAGTTTCTACAAGTCAAAAGGCATAGAAATAGcaggtgaaacttgaaacttAAGGTGAAGAATgccccctaacatatggggtgccgcaggggtcggtcttgtcccccttactatttaacatctacatgaaaccgctgggcgagatcattcggaggcatgggataagataccatcaatatgtggacgatacacagctgtatctgtccgccccgtgccaactcaatgaagcggtggacgtgatgaaccagggtcttgaggccgttagggactggatgagggcaaacaagcttgtactcaaccccgaaaagaccgagtggctgttgtgtttccctcccaataatttggcttgtgttccatcgctcaggctggggggccaaatattacacccctcagacagggttcgcaacttgggagtcctcctggacccacagctgacctttgattaccatctgtcggctgtgaccaggggggcatttgcccaggttcgcctggtgcgccagttgtgaccctacctgaaccgggaggctctcacaacagtcactcgtgcccttgtgacctctaggctggaatactgcaacgtgctctacatggggctgcccttgaagaacatccggcgacttcagctataTGCTGTCAAAATTAACAAAAACACTGAGGTGGATCAAGATTTTGGAGCAGACCTCAGCTTAGGTCATACCAAACTTAAAATTCATTGACCAAGATCATGACTGATTGCTAAATATTCCATTGCAAGTTgcaaaaatattccatttttgtCTATTAgtgttttgaatttaaaaaagaaaaaggtatcCGTACACAAGGTCCCATTAAGGCTTCATTTTGAAACTTTCATTGAAAGATGGTATACCAAAAACACAGTTATACTGAGTTGTAATTGCTGCTATGATTAAGTCCTCTGTCTGACAATATTCATTCAGTTTCTGGGTAGGCTCAATAATCATACATATTGCACCCAGAGTTTTGCATTCAGCTGAATGCTGCTGCAACCACAGCATGAGCAGATGGAACATAAATATTTTTGCCATTCCATCAAAAAGTAGTTCAGATTTCATACATCAATAGTGCCATCCATCATTAGTTTGGATATACCACATTGTCCTGAGTGGCTTCAGATACTTTTCATAAAGGTAAATTTTCAGAGGTGGTCTGACAAGCTTCAACAGTCTCTCAGTCTATATTTGAACTACACAGAGATACAGTACCTAATATAAGCTTCCAGAAAATGCTATGATTATATAAGTGACTTCAGGACAATGTCATAGAGTTTGCCAAGATAGGGATAATTGGTAGGTTACAGTGTAAACTACTCTGTGATACATAGGGGAGAACTAAATACAGTTTTCAATCTCTCCCTAACTTGAAACATCTGTGGCAAGTCTAAACATTAGGAACTAGGTACAAATAAGCACATTTCTGTTCTTATTTCAGGATGAAGTGGGCTGCTGCAGAAGATGGTCCATATAATAGGCAGGGCTAGTTACTAAAGTGATCCCTCTATTAGCTGATCTGAATGTACCTTAAATGACCTAATAATTGAATCAGACTTACTCTTCCTGCCTAGTGTCAGATTTAACATTGCTTTTCAAGCCAAGAAGCTTCCCAGAATTATGTTTTAGAGGACAGCAGGCTTGCTAAAGTGGAAAGGTAGATATACGGTATTTTTCGCATTGTAAGACGTACCTgaccataagatgcacctaggtttagagaaggaaaacaacaaaaaaaatattctgaaccaAATGGTATAGTGAGGGCAGGAGGCGGAACCTGATAGGCCCTATATAGATAGATATCCTCTAATGTGTGAGCTCCCCCTATTAAACCCCGCACTGTGGAAAACAGACAGAAGAGGCAGAAAATGACAAAGACAGAAGAGGCAGAGTTTAGAACTGTAAAAGACCCTGCTGCCATGGACAGCTGCTATTCACCAAAGGACTGGCACCAATCCACCATTGGGGACCCCTGAAGTCATAATCTTCATGGTCTGTGATGCAATAtttgctccataagatgcacagacatttccatgtACTTTTGGagggaaaagtgtgtcttatggagtgaaaaatatggtaattagaaACTCCCCTATTAATCACTGATATATGATTGGTATATTGCTGTGTAGCATATTTGTTTcttactcatttttttttttaaagttaaagatTAGAGCAAGTACCTTTATATGTATCAATGAAATGTTTGGCCACTACATTGTCACTTCTCTGGACCTTTCAATCTAAAACTAGGATCTGCATCATGAAAAGCACACCAGATTTAGGGAACCAAAGAGATGCAGGCTAATACTACATTTATTATAAGGCTATGGTCAATAATACTGCAAGGGTTTTCTCGGTGTGCTTCCTTCCCATTCTATATTTATCTTCAGGAGAGTTAAGGAAGGGTCCTCAATGGTATACTTTCCCAGATTACAGTTCTGTCCCAGGTTTCTTTTATCTGCCCATCGTCTTAGCAATGGTTCATCTTCCTCTTTCTCAAAGTTATTACTTCCTTCTACCTATTGCACAATCAGAATTTTTATAATTCTTAAGTTCTGTGAATAGTGTTATACTATACTACATATAGTGTTAagctaaatgaaaaaaatatttgcaaaatataaCCAATATAAATCATTGTCTCACAAAGCtaaatgcaattatttttattaaataaaatattgactTTAATAAGATGCAGACCAAAAGAGATAATTCTGCATGTGTTTCAGGAGGTATATGTTGTGGCCTGAcagtggccagcagagttggcagcagagttggacagtgaggaggtgggggaggaatatgggccagtcctggggtctgTGAAAAGCTCAGATGAAGGCTCTGcatcggagacagagagggagctagacagcagtgaggcagaggaacagctggagcttgttcccagtgtgcgcatgcacagagctgccaaaagacaaGAACTAACAAAGCAGTGtctacttgggagtaaagtcacaccttggaggtgattggctcctcccataggaagtAAAAGCAGAGCGACTGGAGAGTGGGCTTTAGCAGGAAACGATTTGTTCCTTTgatcgtttcaagagtggaaagttttgTGCCAAGTGTTGCTTTGCCCTGCTTTTGAAAACTAGctacctggcagctctccaagtgaaATAAGGTTTATATTGATAAATAttttctgaaagactgtttgccaagccttgctgactatgAATATAAgaaattcacagtcatgtaaataaaagagattttattgggaccaagactttgcttcatgctttttcaggaagcctaggtcagaacaatatacTCTAAGAGCGTTGCCAAATATTCATGATAACACTGTTGATATTTACAGtatcaggaaaataaaaatattccatccatttttatataatatgcaTTGGAGAAAGATGGGCTCGGCAGTCTCAACTTGCCCATTTTAACAAAGGGTTTCAGTAGTAGGGAAAATTGCTTGAAATATCTGAAATAAATTTCACTGAGGTATTGAATATCTTTGATCACTGGATCACATCTGGAAGTCCTACATACTTCTGTTTAGTGATATTATCAGGAAATGTCACATGGCTGACAAAAAATAGATATAGAAGTACCAGGGAGAGTACTCTGGCAAATACACACCAGTTTTCAAAAATATGATTTtggaaatcttaaaaaaaaaaggttgaatatATGCAACATGCTAAACCCCAAATTACTTTCTTTTGCTTCCCTTAACAGTTTATGATAGGTCATAAGTCAGATCCTAGAAGTTCTTCTTTCTTGGAATATATAGGATATACCCTTCTTCcttaataatgattaataatgattaaGAAACCTTAATCTTGTTTTGGTCTTCATTCACATTGCATTTTTGCCAGGAATCTGGGATGCCTGTTTTGGTGTAGTATATGTGCCAAAATGCCTGTTTTGGTGTAGTATATGTGCAGATCTAAGCAGTGTGAATCTGGGATGCCTGTTTTGGTGTAGTATATGTGCAGATCTAAGCAGTGTGATCTTATGGAATTGACAGCTAaactatgttttaattttatgttGTAATTGACAATCAATTGTTACTATTTtagaaggttgttttttttaaaaaaaacgagaAACATTTAACataatttaaacaatttaaaagttgattctccaataaaaaaataaagtttctgGCAAAGATTTGATCCAACCCCAATGTTTAAAGCTACATTAAAAGTCTTTTCAATTAATTACATGCTAAATATAATCAACATAATGAAAAGGAAATTTGATTGATAGCTCTTTATTtagaatttttaatgaaaatgtgttgttaaataataaaaaaggaaatgtgaACTATGGGTAATATATGAATGCTATTTCTTTCTAATGAGCAGATCCTTGCTGTTTAATACAGGCTGAAACAGAATTATATAGCACTTAGGGGAAAAAATACAGCCCAATAATCCAGCACTAGAAGCTAAGATAGAAAAgacctccacagccaccatgtattttcccTTGGTGCTCAAGTAAGTGGGAATAAAAGAAAACCATACACAGCAAAataccaacatgctgaaggtgataaatttggcttcattgaaaatGTCCGGCAGTTTCTTAGCAAAATATGAGACAGTAAAGCTAACAATGGCTAGAAAACCCAAGTAACCCAGTACACAATAAAACATGGTATCTGATCCTTTCTTGCATTCCACCACAATTTCTTCAGACAGAGCATGCAGGTCAAAATTTAGGAAAGGAGGAAATGTCCATAACCATACAACACAAATCCCAACTTGAATCATGGAGCAGCCAAGAAGAATGAAGTTAGCCAGTTTTTTTCCTATCCATTTTTTCAATTTGGAtcctggctttgtggccatgaAAGCAAGTACCACGGTGACAGTTTTGGCCAATATGCAAGAAATAGCTACTGAAAAAATGATGGAAAAAGTGGCTTGTCGCAAATAGCAGGTCAGGGTCTGTGGTTTACCAATGAACAAGAATGAGGAGTGGAAACACAGCAGAAGGGATATAAGTAGATAGTAGGTTAAATCCCGAttattggctttgacaatgggagtgttCCAATGTATTGTGAATATCCAAAGGACGCAAACTGTGATTACAGATAACATGACAGCCAAAAAGAGTAATGTGATCCCCAAAGGCTCAGTGAAAGAGAGGAAGTTAATTCTTTTAGGAAGGCATTgatctttgtttttgtttgaatAGTGATCTTTTGGGCATTGGAAACAATCATCTGTGTCTGAAAGATAGGATATGTAATCTGTTAATATCTAAGGGGATAAACAGTTAATATCTAAGGGGAGAAACCCTACTATTGCCATGAAATATATGCATGAGAAGGCAAGTTAACCAATTTTTATTCTTAAAAGTTATCCTAAACCTTAATGTAAAATAAAGTGTTTGGGGGCATCTCTGAATTGGATGTGTGCCTGAATTTCTCAcaaaatatcagaaaaaaatattaacaagACTGAATGAATGGGGATATTCTATTTTTGAGCTTGGGTGGCAtgccacttttctttttttttcattttgcttttcaagGGTTGAAAAATAATCTGGGAATCTTCTTGAATGGgtagttgtcagctgtgaccaggcaGATCTTTGCACAACTTCATCAGATATGGCAATTGATCTCTTTCCTAGACAGGATGCCCTTCAGATACTCACTTATGCCCTAGTCACCTTGTGGCTTAAGTCTGCAAGGTGCTGTACATGGGTGTGCTATTGAAGACCACCTGGAAACTTCCATTGGTCCAATATGAAATAGTGCAAATAGTAATGGCCATGCCCATATAACACTTCTGCTTCATAGGTTGCAGTAGTTATCATGCAATTCAAAGGGGAACATTTTCTGGCTTCTTttagttgtaattttttttcagagCTAATTATGTAGAGACACACAAACCTTTTCTATCTTGCCCATTTCTCTAAATAGTGTGGATTCATATTAATAATATACAATGCCACAAGGGGCTAATCTCTTTAAGGGATGATTAAGTTGGAAGCTGTTGGTATTATAATTTATCCTACCCATCTGATCTGAAATTTTTCCATCTGCACATGGGacacaatcatagcagcaaaatggcttcccctctttttttcttctgtggtAACCCAGATGGCAGTTCTCATTGCAGAGAGAGAGTGGTTGTACCTGCCCACAAAGGAAAGAATATAGATGATGTTCCTATACTGATAAGCAGTATGTCATTAACTCTGCAATTTTAGTGTCATATGAGGTCATGCCTGAATATCAGATATGTGTACTTCCTTGAAATACAgcataattaaaataaagataataaataatactatataaataaaataacaataaaaagtgaGATTGGTTCCCACCTTCTACAAGAACCTGAAGGCCTAGCTCTACCAGTTGACATACTGGAGATAATTAATTGACTAATAGTAGTTTCCGTATACCCCTATATATTCTCCTTTCTTGTCCCCATTTTCagttataatttgtattttattttaattttaatgtgttttttgttatatattcatatatttatggttagattttaattttgtaagctgcccagagtcaccttgtggtGAGATGTATGGCAAAAATattaactaaacaaacaaacaaacaaacaaacaaacaaacaaataggtgATAGTTGGAAAAGTTGCCTACCTGCTTTGAAAACATTCCAGACCTTATGTTCCCTTTTTATCTAGCAATATATTTTCATCTGTTTGTGTccaatttcttcattttaaaagtcTTAAGGTCTGGAATATTTTCAAAACAGGTAGACAACTTTTCAAACTATCACCTGGAATAAAATTGATAACATGTGATGTGTTTCAGAGTTGGTGAAGTAAAATGATTGAGAAGTTTAGTGTCAGTGATAAATAATTACCAGTGAGATGGTATTGACTGAAATTATTCAAATAAGACAAGGCAAAATTGTCAAAGACCATTGTAAAAGAATTTCTCAGCTAACTTGACATTTCTGAACTCAAACTGTATCTTACCTGGTTAAATGAATTATGCCATGTGATGGTATCTGTTTTAATGATGAGTTCTTTGTCCTGTGGATTCATCTTTCCTACTCTCACTTTTACAAAGGATTGGTTTGGAAAAATAACCCAGTTTAGAATATCATATCCAGTTGTTAATTCACCATTTTCATTAAAAGACATAATATCCCCAGCACTATTATTAAAAGTGATGCTCCTCAAGAAGGGATGAATCTATAGAGATAAAGGCACATTTCCCTAATCACTGTTTCCACTACattattcttgtttttatttcagcTTAGGAATTCATTCATACAAGTTTAACATCTTTAGCTTTGCAGACTTACAATGTAATCAGTCAAGAAGCAGAATATTAATTTTATACTGACATCTGCTATGGTAGTCTGAAGATAATCAGCTCCTGAATGGATACAGATTAAGCTGAAATTATTTCTCATCAAAATTCTTTCACCATGTGTTCTGAATATAAATAACTTGGAGCAgctttatctctttatctaacgATATGGATAGTCCTGTTCAAAGGTATCAGATTaggaatctattttttttaaggaaaaggcATATTCTGTTATGTTGTTTCTTTTTCCCCAATGTTAAATTAAGGGATGGAAGCAGGAGGGATATATTCAACAAACTATTTGATAGCATTAGAATAAACAGAGATTGTAAATAGAGGTTGATATATCTTAGTATGAAAATATATTAGCATGCGTTTTTGGTAATGATTATACTAAAAAATGCCATGCAACACTGAAACAAATACTGGAGAGggaaaataaaatcagcaaaagtACCCAACCTATAAAGCCATCAGTGTGTTATACTACTTTTCATCCCTTAGATCAAAACTTAAATAGCAAACATACATTACCTGCCAAGATTTCAGATTCAAAAAAGCCAAATGATGTCTATTAAACATAACTCTTGTTTGTGGACTGGGTTTGTAGATCTCATGCAAAGCATATGCTAATACATAAATAGCATTGTAAATTCTGTAGCTCTGGGAAGTCATGCTCATTTCAAAAACAACTCCTGGCAAATGGTTCAGTTTCTCTTGCCCAGTGCATACTTTTTCATTATGACTAGAAAGGGAACAGTCAAATGCCTGTTGCCAGAAAACCTGGATAAATTTATCATTGTTATCTGCATGAGGATCTAATCCCTGAAGAAAATGGGTGAATCCCAGCAGTTCATTGGAGTGAATTGCAAAAGATAAGGCACCATGGAAGAACGTCATATCAAAACTTTTCTGCAATATGTCTGTTGAGAAATCCCAATGGGCTGTCATAATCCAGATTTTATTTACTGATTTAGTGTCATTGTCTTCCAGGAGCTTATACATATACA harbors:
- the LOC116521527 gene encoding vomeronasal type-2 receptor 26-like, with translation MDKVNYLKLKNYQHVLTIAFAVKEINENSQTLPNLTLGFHIYDTYSSPGMTYYNTLKLLSTWKRTIPNYSCDRAKKMMALVGGLDSSTSFYMATLTGLYKIPQIAYSVFAPVMNARKFLPFLYRIMPSDIVQYSGIVRLLLHFRWTWVGIIATDDDDGEKFVQTITPLLSQHDICPAIIANIPTLSHYLNYYDLLMHTSPESMLLTSSEVNVFVLHANHRTITCIKWLVYMYKLLEDNDTKSVNKIWIMTAHWDFSTDILQKSFDMTFFHGALSFAIHSNELLGFTHFLQGLDPHADNNDKFIQVFWQQAFDCSLSSHNEKVCTGQEKLNHLPGVVFEMSMTSQSYRIYNAIYVLAYALHEIYKPSPQTRVMFNRHHLAFLNLKSWQIHPFLRSITFNNSAGDIMSFNENGELTTGYDILNWVIFPNQSFVKVRVGKMNPQDKELIIKTDTITWHNSFNQVQPLSLCNENCHLGYHRRKKEGKPFCCYDCVPCADGKISDQMDTDDCFQCPKDHYSNKNKDQCLPKRINFLSFTEPLGITLLFLAVMLSVITVCVLWIFTIHWNTPIVKANNRDLTYYLLISLLLCFHSSFLFIGKPQTLTCYLRQATFSIIFSVAISCILAKTVTVVLAFMATKPGSKLKKWIGKKLANFILLGCSMIQVGICVVWLWTFPPFLNFDLHALSEEIVVECKKGSDTMFYCVLGYLGFLAIVSFTVSYFAKKLPDIFNEAKFITFSMLVFCCVWFSFIPTYLSTKGKYMVAVEVFSILASSAGLLGCIFSPKCYIILFQPVLNSKDLLIRKK